AATTAAATTATAATATGGTCCTTTTACAGTACATTTTGATTGATAAAATTATTTAATGTTCGGATATTGACGATATCCCATTTGAATCCCTTACTTTAAATTGACATGCAAAATATCAAAAAAAGCACCTTACGGTGCTTTCAGATCATCCATATAAAATTATCTCTTGCATAAACGTACAAATGCGAGTCCAGCTATTACTAAAGCAAGAGCCCCATATCCAATACTCCACCAAAAATGAGCATTAAATGTATCAAAATTCTGGGTCAATACATCACGCGCTAATTGAATAGAATGTACAAAAGGAAGCGCATTCGCTACTTTTTGAAACGTGTCCCCTAGCATACTTATATCCATCCACGCACCGCCTAAGAAAGACACAGCTGTAATAAAGATGGTACCAATACCAGAAATTTGTTTTTCCGTAAATAACGCACCTAAAAATAACCCAAGGAAAATGGACATAAGTGCAATGGGAAGAAGTGTTAAAATGCTCAGCGAGATATCCATAAAGCTAGACGATAAACCAAGAAACTTCGCCAATACAAAACAAATAATGCCTTGTAACAATGCAAGAGGAATTAACGGTAATGCATAACCAAATACATAATCCATCACTGTTAATGGTGAAGCAAATAATCTTGTTAAAAATGCACTTTGTTTATCCTTAGAGATTAAGAGTGCCGAAAACATCGTTAAAAAGGCAAAGCTAAATACAATCAAGCCTGGCGTTAGATTTTCAACTTTAAATGTATCGAGGGGTGCGTTTTTTTCAATCGTTGTAAAGACGACTAAAAGAAGAAGTGGTAACGCAATGCCAAGAACAATAGAAAGTGGATCTCTAAAAATTTCTTTTCGATTTCTTCCTGCAAAATTAAGCATTTTCATATGTCACCTCTTGAATCGCAAATCGCTAAAAACGCCTCTTCAAACGATGTTGTATTTGTACTATTTTTCATTTGTTCTGCTGTGCCAATGGCTTTTACAGACCCCTTCTGTAAAATACAAATACGATCCGCAAGTGCTTCTGCTTCCTCTAAATAATGCGTTGTTAAGACAATCGTCATCTTTCCTTTTAATTTCGAAAGGGTTGCCCACAGTTCACGTCTTGAACGAACATCAAGCCCCAGTGTCGGTTCATCCAGGAACAAAATTTGAGGATTTGTAATAAGCCCCATCGCAATACTTAAGCGTCGCTGCATACCGCCTGATAAAGATTTCGCTTTATCTTTTTGTCGTTCCGTCAGCCCGAATGTTTGAAGCATTTCCGTCGCTCTTTCTTTTGCTTCCTTTTTTGAACTGCCATAAATGCCAGCGACTAACTCAAGGTTTTCTCGAATGGTTAAATTCGGTGCAACGGCTGTTTCCTGAGGGGAAATATTAATTTTTTGCTTCACAGCATCAGCGCCTGTGCGAATACTGTCACCTAACACAAGAGCATCGCCAGCTGTAGGTGTTACTAGACAACAAAGCATACTGATTAATGTCGTTTTCCCAGCACCATTTTCTCCAAGCAAAGCAAAAAATTCGCCTTCCTCAATTGAGAAATCAAGGGAATTAACGACAGTGTGGTCTTTATATTGTTTCGTCAAATTATTTAATTTGATGGCTGCCAATTATTCTCCATCCTCCCGTATTTCTTGTGCTTTCAAAATGTCTTGCGCAAATTTAAACATCAACTCATTTTTCACAATAGCAATGCCCTGCTGCTCATCTCCTAGTAGAAGCAACGAATCACCTGGTTTAATATCAAAAACCTCTCTTGCTTCTTTTGGAATCACGATCTGCCCTTTTTCTCCTACTTTCACTGTTCCGAAAATGTACTTCCCATTTGGTCCTTTCATTCCATTTACCTCCTACAATCCATTTAAGTATGATTAGTCATACTTTTCATACCAATTATACACCATGTGTTAAAAAAATCCATCCAAAATTATACAAAAATAAAAACTTAAACAAAAAGAAACAGTTCCCTTTCAAATCGCTTTCGCACTTTCATAATCTAATGCAAGAAAGCAGAAATCGATCGAAATAAAGAAATGACGGTGCAGGGATAACCTCATGCACCGCCATTTCATTATTTTTCGTACCTTTTTAAGATCCAAACGATCGAATCCATTTATATCGGTTCACTTTGACAATGGCTACAAA
Above is a window of Paenibacillus uliginis N3/975 DNA encoding:
- a CDS encoding ABC transporter permease yields the protein MKMLNFAGRNRKEIFRDPLSIVLGIALPLLLLVVFTTIEKNAPLDTFKVENLTPGLIVFSFAFLTMFSALLISKDKQSAFLTRLFASPLTVMDYVFGYALPLIPLALLQGIICFVLAKFLGLSSSFMDISLSILTLLPIALMSIFLGLFLGALFTEKQISGIGTIFITAVSFLGGAWMDISMLGDTFQKVANALPFVHSIQLARDVLTQNFDTFNAHFWWSIGYGALALVIAGLAFVRLCKR
- a CDS encoding ABC transporter ATP-binding protein, coding for MAAIKLNNLTKQYKDHTVVNSLDFSIEEGEFFALLGENGAGKTTLISMLCCLVTPTAGDALVLGDSIRTGADAVKQKINISPQETAVAPNLTIRENLELVAGIYGSSKKEAKERATEMLQTFGLTERQKDKAKSLSGGMQRRLSIAMGLITNPQILFLDEPTLGLDVRSRRELWATLSKLKGKMTIVLTTHYLEEAEALADRICILQKGSVKAIGTAEQMKNSTNTTSFEEAFLAICDSRGDI
- a CDS encoding AbrB/MazE/SpoVT family DNA-binding domain-containing protein, giving the protein MKGPNGKYIFGTVKVGEKGQIVIPKEAREVFDIKPGDSLLLLGDEQQGIAIVKNELMFKFAQDILKAQEIREDGE